In the Syngnathus scovelli strain Florida chromosome 8, RoL_Ssco_1.2, whole genome shotgun sequence genome, one interval contains:
- the med14 gene encoding mediator of RNA polymerase II transcription subunit 14 isoform X1 produces MAPVQIGADGQLVPLGGPVVSGPQPPAPGAMATHGIRLSLLIDFLLQRTYHEITLLAELLPRKTDMERKIEIVQFASRTRQLFVRLLALVKWASNAGKVEKCAMISSFLDQQTILFVDTADRLASLARDALVHARLPSFAIPFAIDVLTTGSYPRLPTCIRDKIIPPDPITKVEKVTTLNQLNQILRHRLVTTDLPPQLANLTVANGRVKFRVEGEFEATLTVMGDDPDIPWRLLKLEILVEDKETGDGRALVHSLQVNYIHELVQARLCADEKPLQDMYNCLHSFCLSLQLEVLHSQTLMLIRERWGDLVQEERYMPAKYLTLAVWNQQVLGRKTGTASVHKVTIKIDESDGSKPLQISHEPPLPACDSKLMERAMKIDHLSVEKLLIDSVHARSHQKLLELKAILKGNNPCDSSFIETALPTLVIPILEPCGRSECLHIFVDLHSGMLQPMLYGLDQSMLDDIEKTINDDTKRILSWLQQLRFWLGEQRCRQSVKHLPTVCTDVLHLSNAATHPVGKLSKNKLFIKLTRLPQYYIVVEMVALPSNPTALQYKYSFLFVTQLEGDDGPMCAQLLQNFKPNLEYLVQDTTLTRTHRAVSKRKMTGEQAETEPKKPKRSGEMSAFNKELAHLVAMCDTNMPFVGLRTELSNMEIPNQGVQVEGDGSSHAIRLLKIPPCKGVGEETRRALERSLLDCTFRLQGRNNRTWVAELVLANCPLNSTNSKEQSSTRHVYLTYENPLSEPVGGRKVVEMFLNDWSAISQLYQCVLHFSRALPELPSYLGLFSEVRLYNFRKLVLCYGTTKGSSVTIQWNSNSHRFHLALGTVGPNSGCSNCHNIILHQLQEMFNKNPNVIQLLQVLYDTQAPLNAINKLPTVPMLGLTQRTNPAYQCFSILPQSPTHIRLAFRNIYCIDIYCRSRGVVAIRDGAYSLFDNTKIVEGFSPAPGLKTFLSMFVDSNQDARRRSVNEDDNPPSPVGVDMMDTLVSQLQTQPQTMRGAGGSVYPPLTSPPPNYHANVTPSPSMMPTQSPGNIHASGSPSGALRAPSPFGPTPSPSSLGIAMGQTSFASPHGALDPSSPYAMVSPSHRGQWPGSPQVSGPSPGARIHGMSPGNPSLHSPIADPHSPRAGTSKYLSSITTCSQIMPTSMPPPRKLPQRPWAASIPTILTHNALHVLLLPSPTPCQVPGLAGSYLCSPLERFLGSVIMRRHLQRIIHQEPNLSIVNSNEPGVIMFKTDVLKCRVALNPKNYQTLQLKVTPENAGPWSQEELQVLEKFFETRVAGPPFKYNTLNAFTKLLGAPTHILRDCVRIMKLELFPDQAAQLKWNVQFCLTIPPSAPPIAPPGTIAVVLKSKMLFFLQLTQRVPVPQEPISIIVPIVYDMASGITQQADIPRQHSSSGAAALMVSNILRRFNEMHPARQGECTIFASVHELMANLTLPPGTRQ; encoded by the exons ATGGCTCCAGTGCAGATCGGCGCAGACGGGCAGCTGGTGCCACTTGGGGGCCCGGTCGTCTCGGGGCCCCAGCCACCAGCACCGGGAGCCATGGCTACACATGGGATACGGCTGAGTCTGCTTATTGACTTCCTTCTGCAGAGAACCTACCATGAAATCACCCTGCTGGCGGAGCT GCTTCCAAGGAAAACAGACATGGAGAG GAAAATCGAGATTGTCCAATTTGCCAGTCGTACCCGGCAGCTATTTGTGCGCCTCTTGGCCCTGGTAAAGTGGGCAAGCAACGCGGGCAAGGTGGAGAAATGTGCT ATGATCTCCAGCTTCTTGGATCAGCAGACCATCTTGTTTGTGGACACAGCGGACCGGCTAGCATCACTCGCCCGAGATGCCCTGGTGCATGCACGCCTGCCCAGCTTCGCCATCCCCTTCGCCATTGACGTCCTCACAACGGGCTCCTACCCACGCTTGCCCACCTGCATACGA GATAAAATCATTCCGCCTGACCCTATCACTAAAGTTGAGAAAGTgaccaccctgaaccagttgaatCAGATCCTGCGACACCGCCTCGTTACCACAGACTTGCCCCCCCAGTTAGCCAACCTTACAGTTG CTAATGGCCGTGTGAAGTTTCGAGTGGAGGGAGAATTTGAAGCCACGTTGACGGTGATGGGCGATGACCCAGACATTCCCTGGAGGCTGCTAAAGTTGGAGATTCTGGTGGAGGACAAGGAAACTGGGG ATGGCCGAGCCTTGGTGCACAGCCTGCAGGTGAACTATATTCACGAGCTGGTGCAAGCACGCCTGTGTGCAGATGAGAAACCGCTACAGGACATGTACAACTGTTTGC ACTCCTTCTGTCTTTCACTGCAGCTGGAGGTTCTCCACTCGCAGACCTTAATGCTAATCAGGGAGCGCTGGGGGGACCTGGTGCAGGAGGAGAGATACATGCCAGCAAAATACCTCACCCTCGCTGTCTGGAA CCAACAGGTGCTTGGTAGGAAAACCGGTACGGCCTCTGTACATAAAGTCACCATCAAGATTGACGAATCAGATGGATCGAAGCCGCTGCAGATCTCCCACGAGCCCCCTCTACCTGCGTGTGACTCCAAATTGATGGAGAGAGCAATGAAA ATTGACCATTTGTCCGTGGAGAAGCTTTTGATCGACAGTGTTCACGCACGCTCCCACCAGAAGTTGCTTGAGCTGAAGGCTATTCTGAAAGGCAACAATCCTTGTGACAGCT CATTCATTGAAACCGCTCTACCAACTCTGGTCATTCCCATACTGGAGCCGTGCGGTCGCTCAGAGTGCCTCCATATCTTTGTCGATTTACATTCTGGCATGTTGcaacccatgctgtatggattaG ATCAATCAATGCTGGATGACATTGAGAAGACTATCAATGACGACACAAAGCGCATTCTCTCGTGGCTCCAACAACTCCG ATTCTGGCTGGGTGAACAACGCTGTAGGCAGTCAGTGAAGCACCTTCCCACCGTGTGTACTGACGTCCTTCACCTTTCCAACGCTGCTACACACCCTGTGGGAAAATTGAGCAAGAACAAGCTCTTCATCAAGCTCACACGTCTCCCGCAGTACTACATT GTGGTGGAAATGGTTGCTTTACCGAGCAACCCGACAGCGCTGCAGTACAAGTACTCCTTCCTGTTCGTGACTCAGCTGGAAGGTGACGACGGGCCCATGTGCGCACAGCTCCTGCAGAATTTCAAACCCAACCTTGAGTACCTCGTCCAAGACACCACATTGACGCGAACGCACCGGGCTGTCTCCAAGAGAAAG ATGACTGGAGAGCAGGCAGAAACCGAGCCAAAGAAGCCCAAGCGGTCAGGAGAGATGAGTGCCTTCAACAAGGAGTTGGCACACCTAGTGGCCATGTGTGACACCAACATGCCTTTTGTTGGCCTGAGAACGGAA CTGTCCAACATGGAAATTCCCAACCAGGGTGTGCAAGTGGAAGGAGACGGCAGCAGTCACGCCATCCGGCTACTTAA GATCCCTCCTTGCAAAGGTGTGGGTGAGGAGACCAGAAGAGCTTTGGAGCGTTCCCTCCTGGACTGCACTTTCCGTCTGCAAGGCAGGAACAACCGGACATGGGTGGCCGAGCTAGTGCTGGCTAACTGCCCTCTCAACAGCACTAACAGCAAAGAGCAAT CCTCCACACGGCACGTGTACCTCACCTATGAGAACCCCTTGTCAGAGCCTGTGGGTGGTCGCAAAGTGGTTGAAATGTTTCTCAATGACTGGAGCGCCATCAGTCAACTGTACCAGTGTGTGCTTCACTTCTCTCGGGCACTTCCAG agttgccgtcGTACCTCGGCCTGTTTTCGGAAGTGCGACTGTACAACTTCCGCAAGCTGGTGCTGTGCTACGGAACCACCAAAGGCAGCTCCGTCACCATCCAGTGGAATTCCAACAGCCATCGCTTTCACCTGGCCCTCGGCACCGTGGGGCCCAACTCAGGCTGCTCAAACTGCCACAACATCATCCTTCACCAGCTGCAGGAGATGTTCAACAAGAACCCCAATGTCATTCAGCTGTTGCAG GTGCTTTACGACACGCAGGCCCCTCTGAATGCCATCAACAAACTGCCGACCGTGCCAATGCTGGGTCTGACCCAGCGCACCAACCCTGCCTACCAGTGCTTTTCTATATTGCCCCAGTCGCCTACACATATCCGCCTGGCCTTTCGCAACATTTACTGCATCGACATCTACTGCCGGAGTCGCGGTGTAGTGGCCATCAGGGACGGAGCATACAGTCTCTTTGACAATACCAAGATTGTGGAGGGCTTCTCCCCGGCTCCTGGACTCAAA ACATTTTTGAGCATGTTCGTAGACAGCAACCAGGACGCCCGCAGGCGTTCGGTTAATGAAGATGACAACCCGCCGTCGCCAGTGGGCGTAGACATGATGGACACGCTGGTGAGCCAGCTGCAGACTCAACCGCAAACTATGAGGGGTGCTGGCGGCAGCGTATacccgccgctgacgtcaccgcCACCAAACTACCACGCCAACGTCACTCCTTCACCATCCATGATGCCCACGCAATCACCAG GGAACATCCATGCCTCTGGCTCCCCTAGTGGAGCGTTGAGGGCCCCCTCTCCTTTCGGCCCCACCCCGTCTCCATCTTCTCTGGGCATAGCCATGGGTCAGACAAGCTTTGCCAGCCCGCACG GTGCTCTGGACCCCAGCTCTCCCTACGCCATGGTGTCTCCAAGCCACAGGGGCCAGTGGCCAGGCTCTCCCCAGGTCTCAGGTCCATCTCCTGGGGCGAGGATCCATGGCATGTCCCCTGGGAACCCGTCACTGCACTCGCCAATTGCTGACCCTCACTCTCCGCGTGCTGGAACTAGTAAATACCTCTCTTCAATCACCACAT GTTCCCAAATCATGCCAACCAGTATGCCTCCGCCTCGCAAGCTACCTCAGCGTCCCTGGGCCGCCTCCATCCCAACTATCCTCACCCACAATGCCCTGCACGTGCTTCTGCTCCCCTCGCCCACGCCATGCCAAGTGCCGGGCCTGGCGGGCAGCTACCTCTGCTCACCGCTAGAGCGCTTCCTAGGTTCGGTCATCATGAGACGACACCTACAGCGGATCATTCATCAGGAACCCAAT CTATCCATCGTGAACTCCAACGAGCCTGGCGTGATCATGTTCAAAACGGATGTGCTCAAGTGTCGCGTGGCTCTTAATCCAAAGAACTACCAGACCTTGCAACTCAAGGTCACTCCGGAGAATGCAGGTCCCTGGTCCCAGGAGGAACTTCAAGTGCTGGAGAAGTTCTTTGAGACACGG GTTGCCGGCCCCCCTTTCAAGTACAACACTTTGAATGCCTTCACGAAGCTTTTAGGGGCACCCACGCACATCCTCAGGGACTGTGTCCGCATCATGAAGCTCGAACTG TTCCCAGACCAAGCTGCCCAGCTGAAGTGGAACGTCCAATTCTGCCTGACCATACCGCCCAGCGCTCCCCCCATTGCTCCACCTGGAACCATCGCCGTGGTACTCAAGTCCAAGATGCTGTTTTTT TTGCAGCTGACACAGCGTGTGCCCGTGCCGCAGGAGCCCATCAGCATCATTGTCCCCATCGTGTACGACATGGCGTCAGGGATCACCCAGCAGGCTGACATCCCTAGGCAACACAGCTCGTCCGGGGCGGCGGCTCTCATGGTTTCAAACATCCTGAGACGGTTCAATGAGATGCACCCTGCCAGACAGG GGGAGTGCACCATATTTGCATCTGTCCATGAGCTGATGGCCAACCTCACCTTGCCGCCCGGCACGCGACAGTGA
- the med14 gene encoding mediator of RNA polymerase II transcription subunit 14 isoform X3: MAPVQIGADGQLVPLGGPVVSGPQPPAPGAMATHGIRLSLLIDFLLQRTYHEITLLAELLPRKTDMERKIEIVQFASRTRQLFVRLLALVKWASNAGKVEKCAMISSFLDQQTILFVDTADRLASLARDALVHARLPSFAIPFAIDVLTTGSYPRLPTCIRDKIIPPDPITKVEKVTTLNQLNQILRHRLVTTDLPPQLANLTVANGRVKFRVEGEFEATLTVMGDDPDIPWRLLKLEILVEDKETGDGRALVHSLQVNYIHELVQARLCADEKPLQDMYNCLHSFCLSLQLEVLHSQTLMLIRERWGDLVQEERYMPAKYLTLAVWNQQVLGRKTGTASVHKVTIKIDESDGSKPLQISHEPPLPACDSKLMERAMKIDHLSVEKLLIDSVHARSHQKLLELKAILKGNNPCDSSFIETALPTLVIPILEPCGRSECLHIFVDLHSGMLQPMLYGLDQSMLDDIEKTINDDTKRILSWLQQLRFWLGEQRCRQSVKHLPTVCTDVLHLSNAATHPVGKLSKNKLFIKLTRLPQYYIVVEMVALPSNPTALQYKYSFLFVTQLEGDDGPMCAQLLQNFKPNLEYLVQDTTLTRTHRAVSKRKMTGEQAETEPKKPKRSGEMSAFNKELAHLVAMCDTNMPFVGLRTELSNMEIPNQGVQVEGDGSSHAIRLLKIPPCKGVGEETRRALERSLLDCTFRLQGRNNRTWVAELVLANCPLNSTNSKEQSSTRHVYLTYENPLSEPVGGRKVVEMFLNDWSAISQLYQCVLHFSRALPELPSYLGLFSEVRLYNFRKLVLCYGTTKGSSVTIQWNSNSHRFHLALGTVGPNSGCSNCHNIILHQLQEMFNKNPNVIQLLQVLYDTQAPLNAINKLPTVPMLGLTQRTNPAYQCFSILPQSPTHIRLAFRNIYCIDIYCRSRGVVAIRDGAYSLFDNTKIVEGFSPAPGLKTFLSMFVDSNQDARRRSVNEDDNPPSPVGVDMMDTLVSQLQTQPQTMRGAGGSVYPPLTSPPPNYHANVTPSPSMMPTQSPGALDPSSPYAMVSPSHRGQWPGSPQVSGPSPGARIHGMSPGNPSLHSPIADPHSPRAGTSKYLSSITTCSQIMPTSMPPPRKLPQRPWAASIPTILTHNALHVLLLPSPTPCQVPGLAGSYLCSPLERFLGSVIMRRHLQRIIHQEPNLSIVNSNEPGVIMFKTDVLKCRVALNPKNYQTLQLKVTPENAGPWSQEELQVLEKFFETRVAGPPFKYNTLNAFTKLLGAPTHILRDCVRIMKLELFPDQAAQLKWNVQFCLTIPPSAPPIAPPGTIAVVLKSKMLFFLQLTQRVPVPQEPISIIVPIVYDMASGITQQADIPRQHSSSGAAALMVSNILRRFNEMHPARQGECTIFASVHELMANLTLPPGTRQ; encoded by the exons ATGGCTCCAGTGCAGATCGGCGCAGACGGGCAGCTGGTGCCACTTGGGGGCCCGGTCGTCTCGGGGCCCCAGCCACCAGCACCGGGAGCCATGGCTACACATGGGATACGGCTGAGTCTGCTTATTGACTTCCTTCTGCAGAGAACCTACCATGAAATCACCCTGCTGGCGGAGCT GCTTCCAAGGAAAACAGACATGGAGAG GAAAATCGAGATTGTCCAATTTGCCAGTCGTACCCGGCAGCTATTTGTGCGCCTCTTGGCCCTGGTAAAGTGGGCAAGCAACGCGGGCAAGGTGGAGAAATGTGCT ATGATCTCCAGCTTCTTGGATCAGCAGACCATCTTGTTTGTGGACACAGCGGACCGGCTAGCATCACTCGCCCGAGATGCCCTGGTGCATGCACGCCTGCCCAGCTTCGCCATCCCCTTCGCCATTGACGTCCTCACAACGGGCTCCTACCCACGCTTGCCCACCTGCATACGA GATAAAATCATTCCGCCTGACCCTATCACTAAAGTTGAGAAAGTgaccaccctgaaccagttgaatCAGATCCTGCGACACCGCCTCGTTACCACAGACTTGCCCCCCCAGTTAGCCAACCTTACAGTTG CTAATGGCCGTGTGAAGTTTCGAGTGGAGGGAGAATTTGAAGCCACGTTGACGGTGATGGGCGATGACCCAGACATTCCCTGGAGGCTGCTAAAGTTGGAGATTCTGGTGGAGGACAAGGAAACTGGGG ATGGCCGAGCCTTGGTGCACAGCCTGCAGGTGAACTATATTCACGAGCTGGTGCAAGCACGCCTGTGTGCAGATGAGAAACCGCTACAGGACATGTACAACTGTTTGC ACTCCTTCTGTCTTTCACTGCAGCTGGAGGTTCTCCACTCGCAGACCTTAATGCTAATCAGGGAGCGCTGGGGGGACCTGGTGCAGGAGGAGAGATACATGCCAGCAAAATACCTCACCCTCGCTGTCTGGAA CCAACAGGTGCTTGGTAGGAAAACCGGTACGGCCTCTGTACATAAAGTCACCATCAAGATTGACGAATCAGATGGATCGAAGCCGCTGCAGATCTCCCACGAGCCCCCTCTACCTGCGTGTGACTCCAAATTGATGGAGAGAGCAATGAAA ATTGACCATTTGTCCGTGGAGAAGCTTTTGATCGACAGTGTTCACGCACGCTCCCACCAGAAGTTGCTTGAGCTGAAGGCTATTCTGAAAGGCAACAATCCTTGTGACAGCT CATTCATTGAAACCGCTCTACCAACTCTGGTCATTCCCATACTGGAGCCGTGCGGTCGCTCAGAGTGCCTCCATATCTTTGTCGATTTACATTCTGGCATGTTGcaacccatgctgtatggattaG ATCAATCAATGCTGGATGACATTGAGAAGACTATCAATGACGACACAAAGCGCATTCTCTCGTGGCTCCAACAACTCCG ATTCTGGCTGGGTGAACAACGCTGTAGGCAGTCAGTGAAGCACCTTCCCACCGTGTGTACTGACGTCCTTCACCTTTCCAACGCTGCTACACACCCTGTGGGAAAATTGAGCAAGAACAAGCTCTTCATCAAGCTCACACGTCTCCCGCAGTACTACATT GTGGTGGAAATGGTTGCTTTACCGAGCAACCCGACAGCGCTGCAGTACAAGTACTCCTTCCTGTTCGTGACTCAGCTGGAAGGTGACGACGGGCCCATGTGCGCACAGCTCCTGCAGAATTTCAAACCCAACCTTGAGTACCTCGTCCAAGACACCACATTGACGCGAACGCACCGGGCTGTCTCCAAGAGAAAG ATGACTGGAGAGCAGGCAGAAACCGAGCCAAAGAAGCCCAAGCGGTCAGGAGAGATGAGTGCCTTCAACAAGGAGTTGGCACACCTAGTGGCCATGTGTGACACCAACATGCCTTTTGTTGGCCTGAGAACGGAA CTGTCCAACATGGAAATTCCCAACCAGGGTGTGCAAGTGGAAGGAGACGGCAGCAGTCACGCCATCCGGCTACTTAA GATCCCTCCTTGCAAAGGTGTGGGTGAGGAGACCAGAAGAGCTTTGGAGCGTTCCCTCCTGGACTGCACTTTCCGTCTGCAAGGCAGGAACAACCGGACATGGGTGGCCGAGCTAGTGCTGGCTAACTGCCCTCTCAACAGCACTAACAGCAAAGAGCAAT CCTCCACACGGCACGTGTACCTCACCTATGAGAACCCCTTGTCAGAGCCTGTGGGTGGTCGCAAAGTGGTTGAAATGTTTCTCAATGACTGGAGCGCCATCAGTCAACTGTACCAGTGTGTGCTTCACTTCTCTCGGGCACTTCCAG agttgccgtcGTACCTCGGCCTGTTTTCGGAAGTGCGACTGTACAACTTCCGCAAGCTGGTGCTGTGCTACGGAACCACCAAAGGCAGCTCCGTCACCATCCAGTGGAATTCCAACAGCCATCGCTTTCACCTGGCCCTCGGCACCGTGGGGCCCAACTCAGGCTGCTCAAACTGCCACAACATCATCCTTCACCAGCTGCAGGAGATGTTCAACAAGAACCCCAATGTCATTCAGCTGTTGCAG GTGCTTTACGACACGCAGGCCCCTCTGAATGCCATCAACAAACTGCCGACCGTGCCAATGCTGGGTCTGACCCAGCGCACCAACCCTGCCTACCAGTGCTTTTCTATATTGCCCCAGTCGCCTACACATATCCGCCTGGCCTTTCGCAACATTTACTGCATCGACATCTACTGCCGGAGTCGCGGTGTAGTGGCCATCAGGGACGGAGCATACAGTCTCTTTGACAATACCAAGATTGTGGAGGGCTTCTCCCCGGCTCCTGGACTCAAA ACATTTTTGAGCATGTTCGTAGACAGCAACCAGGACGCCCGCAGGCGTTCGGTTAATGAAGATGACAACCCGCCGTCGCCAGTGGGCGTAGACATGATGGACACGCTGGTGAGCCAGCTGCAGACTCAACCGCAAACTATGAGGGGTGCTGGCGGCAGCGTATacccgccgctgacgtcaccgcCACCAAACTACCACGCCAACGTCACTCCTTCACCATCCATGATGCCCACGCAATCACCAG GTGCTCTGGACCCCAGCTCTCCCTACGCCATGGTGTCTCCAAGCCACAGGGGCCAGTGGCCAGGCTCTCCCCAGGTCTCAGGTCCATCTCCTGGGGCGAGGATCCATGGCATGTCCCCTGGGAACCCGTCACTGCACTCGCCAATTGCTGACCCTCACTCTCCGCGTGCTGGAACTAGTAAATACCTCTCTTCAATCACCACAT GTTCCCAAATCATGCCAACCAGTATGCCTCCGCCTCGCAAGCTACCTCAGCGTCCCTGGGCCGCCTCCATCCCAACTATCCTCACCCACAATGCCCTGCACGTGCTTCTGCTCCCCTCGCCCACGCCATGCCAAGTGCCGGGCCTGGCGGGCAGCTACCTCTGCTCACCGCTAGAGCGCTTCCTAGGTTCGGTCATCATGAGACGACACCTACAGCGGATCATTCATCAGGAACCCAAT CTATCCATCGTGAACTCCAACGAGCCTGGCGTGATCATGTTCAAAACGGATGTGCTCAAGTGTCGCGTGGCTCTTAATCCAAAGAACTACCAGACCTTGCAACTCAAGGTCACTCCGGAGAATGCAGGTCCCTGGTCCCAGGAGGAACTTCAAGTGCTGGAGAAGTTCTTTGAGACACGG GTTGCCGGCCCCCCTTTCAAGTACAACACTTTGAATGCCTTCACGAAGCTTTTAGGGGCACCCACGCACATCCTCAGGGACTGTGTCCGCATCATGAAGCTCGAACTG TTCCCAGACCAAGCTGCCCAGCTGAAGTGGAACGTCCAATTCTGCCTGACCATACCGCCCAGCGCTCCCCCCATTGCTCCACCTGGAACCATCGCCGTGGTACTCAAGTCCAAGATGCTGTTTTTT TTGCAGCTGACACAGCGTGTGCCCGTGCCGCAGGAGCCCATCAGCATCATTGTCCCCATCGTGTACGACATGGCGTCAGGGATCACCCAGCAGGCTGACATCCCTAGGCAACACAGCTCGTCCGGGGCGGCGGCTCTCATGGTTTCAAACATCCTGAGACGGTTCAATGAGATGCACCCTGCCAGACAGG GGGAGTGCACCATATTTGCATCTGTCCATGAGCTGATGGCCAACCTCACCTTGCCGCCCGGCACGCGACAGTGA